One Vicinamibacteria bacterium genomic region harbors:
- the rlmB gene encoding 23S rRNA (guanosine(2251)-2'-O)-methyltransferase RlmB, translating into MRTIQGIHAVREALTGDPARVRKIVLVEGRLDERLARIASLARERGVPLYREPRERLRRYGGHHQGVVAELADVGWLDLETLLSRLPTPALLLVLDQVEDPRNLGAVVRVADGAGVDGIVIPARRTAPFSEAAVAASAGALHHVTVARVGNLAESLRRLKEAGLWVVGLQASAPTPWYEFDFTSPVAVVVGSEGKGLRPRVAAGCDALVSLPQLGKVDSLNLSVAAGIVLYEVVRQRISRK; encoded by the coding sequence GTGCGGACGATTCAGGGCATCCACGCGGTTCGGGAAGCCCTTACCGGCGACCCCGCTCGCGTGAGGAAAATCGTCCTCGTCGAAGGTCGGCTCGACGAGCGACTCGCTCGGATCGCTTCGCTCGCTCGAGAGCGCGGTGTTCCCCTGTATCGCGAGCCGCGAGAACGGCTGCGTCGTTATGGTGGTCACCATCAAGGCGTCGTGGCGGAGCTGGCGGATGTGGGTTGGCTCGATCTCGAAACGCTGCTTTCCCGGCTTCCCACTCCGGCTTTGCTGCTGGTCCTCGACCAGGTCGAGGACCCGCGAAACCTCGGGGCGGTGGTTCGCGTCGCGGACGGAGCGGGCGTCGACGGAATCGTGATTCCGGCACGGCGCACGGCGCCGTTCTCCGAGGCCGCGGTCGCGGCATCCGCCGGGGCTCTCCACCACGTCACCGTCGCCCGAGTCGGCAACCTCGCCGAAAGCTTGAGACGTCTCAAGGAGGCGGGACTCTGGGTCGTGGGGCTGCAGGCGAGCGCTCCCACGCCCTGGTACGAGTTCGATTTTACCAGCCCGGTTGCCGTAGTCGTCGGATCGGAAGGAAAGGGGCTCCGGCCGCGCGTGGCCGCTGGCTGTGATGCCCTGGTTTCGCTGCCCCAGCTCGGCAAGGTGGACT